A single genomic interval of Scatophagus argus isolate fScaArg1 chromosome 22, fScaArg1.pri, whole genome shotgun sequence harbors:
- the kcna1b gene encoding potassium voltage-gated channel subfamily A member 1: MTVVSTENMDETSTLPGHPQDPYPPDDDHNDHDDHDCCERVVINISGLRFETQLKTLAQFPDTLLGNPKKRMRYFDPLRNEYFFDRNRPSFDAILYYYQSGGRLRRPVNVPLDMFSEEIKFYELGVEAMEKFREDEGFIREEERPLPEKEFQRQIWLLFEHPESSGPARGIAIVSVMVILISIVIFCLETLPELKEDPSERLQVVGNTTVYYNPNILTDPFFVVETLCIIWFSFELIVRFFACPSKAAFFKNMMNSIDIVAIIPYFITLGTELADDQGNKEGKGGGEQATSLAILRVIRLVRVFRIFKLSRHSKGLQILGQTLKASMRELGLLIFFLFIGVILFSSAVYFAEAEEKESFFTSIPDAFWWAVVSMTTVGYGDMYPVTIGGKIVGSLCAIAGVLTIALPVPVIVSNFNYFYHRETEGEEQAQLLNVSNQNLASDTNSSRRSSSVVSKSEYMEIDEDMNNSIDNFREANLRTANCTAPSQNCVNKGKLLTDV; this comes from the coding sequence ATGACCGTGGTGTCCACAGAGAACATGGACGAGACCTCCACCCTGCCGGGACACCCGCAGGACCCCTACCCGCCTGACGACGACCACAACGACCACGACGACCATGACTGCTGCGAGCGGGTGGTCATCAACATCTCGGGGCTGCGCTTCGAGACCCAGCTGAAGACTCTCGCCCAGTTCCCAGACACTCTCCTTGGGAACCCCAAGAAGAGGATGCGCTACTTTGACCCCTTACGAAACGAGTATTTCTTTGACCGCAATCGGCCCAGTTTTGACGCCATCTTGTATTATTACCAGTCCGGAGGAAGGCTAAGAAGACCGGTCAATGTGCCCCTGGATATGTTCTCAGAGGAGATAAAGTTTTATGAACTTGGCGTGGAGGCCATGGAGAAATTTCGCGAGGACGAAGGATTTATCAGAGAGGAGGAACGGCCGCTGCCGGAGAAGGAGTTTCAGCGGCAGATCTGGCTGCTCTTTGAGCACCCGGAGAGTTCAGGGCCCGCCCGGGGGATCGCTATCGTCTCAGTAATGGTTATTCTTATTTCTATAGTCATATTTTGTTTGGAGACACTACCAGAGCTGAAGGAGGATCCCAGTGAGCGGCTGCAGGTGGTGGGGAACACCACCGTGTATTACAACCCAAACATCCTCACAGACCCTTTCTTTGTGGTGGAGACGCTCTGCATCATTTGGTTTTCCTTCGAGCTCATAGTCCGTTTTTTTGCTTGTCCCAGCAAGGCAGCattctttaaaaacatgatgaacTCTATCGATATTGTGGCTATAATCCCGTACTTCATCACGCTTGGAACAGAGCTGGCTGACGACCAAGGCAACAaggaggggaaaggaggaggggaacaGGCCACATCTCTGGCTATTCTCAGGGTAATCCGTCTGGTGAGGGTGTTCAGGATCTTTAAACTGTCCCGACATTCAAAGGGGCTCCAGATTTTGGGGCAAACTCTGAAGGCGAGCATGCGGGAGCTGGGCttgctcattttcttcctcttcattggGGTGATTTTGTTCTCCAGCGCCGTCTACTTCGCTGAGGCTGAGGAGAAGGAGTCGTTCTTCACCAGCATCCCGGATGCTTTCTGGTGGGCCGTGGTGTCCATGACGACCGTCGGCTATGGGGACATGTACCCTGTGACCATCGGAGGGAAGATCGTGGGCTCGCTGTGCGCCATCGCTGGAGTGTTAACCATCGCACTCCCAGTTCCCGTCATCGTGTCCAATTTCAACTACTTCTACCACCGGGAGACGGAGGGCGAGGAGCAGGCCCAGCTGCTCAATGTCAGCAACCAGAACTTGGCGTCGGACACCAACTCGAGCCGCCGCAGCTCCTCCGTGGTCAGCAAGTCGGAGTACATGGAGATCGACGAGGACATGAACAACAGCATCGATAACTTTAGGGAGGCAAACCTTCGGACTGCCAACTGCACGGCTCCCAGCCAGAACTGTGTGAACAAGGGGAAGCTGCTCACCGACGTGTGA